A stretch of the Streptomyces sp. NBC_01428 genome encodes the following:
- a CDS encoding GlxA family transcriptional regulator has protein sequence MNRKRPGADPITVTVFVFPGVRLLDVTGPIEVFTTANEFGGRYRVRIASEDGSAVMSSAGTRLGADLSVADVREPLDVLVVPGGPEWESLIKDDALLDVVRSLNEKSRCTASVCTGAFLLAAAGLLNGRRAATHWRHSRQLANRYPAVRVDPDAIFVRDGKMMTSAGVSAGIDLSLALVEEHYGAEVARSVAKDMVVFMQRPGGQSQFSVRARTSHTTQDVLRRLLDAVAEDPGANHTLAAMASRAGISVRHVTRLFHEEVGTTPARYVEQVRLEAAQALLETSDDSMPLIARRTGFGSPESLRRAFVRNLGVTPTAFRASFRTTNTGERDLVPAVLPPRPVHDRPETESAAD, from the coding sequence ATGAACCGCAAGCGCCCTGGAGCGGATCCGATCACGGTGACAGTCTTCGTCTTCCCAGGGGTGCGGTTGCTCGACGTGACGGGCCCCATCGAGGTGTTCACGACGGCCAACGAGTTCGGCGGACGCTATCGGGTGCGGATCGCCTCGGAGGACGGCTCGGCGGTGATGAGTTCCGCCGGGACGCGTCTCGGCGCCGACCTCTCCGTGGCCGACGTGCGCGAACCCCTGGACGTCCTGGTCGTGCCGGGCGGTCCGGAATGGGAATCGCTGATCAAGGACGACGCGCTTCTGGATGTCGTCCGGAGCCTGAACGAGAAGAGCCGCTGCACGGCGTCGGTGTGCACGGGAGCGTTCCTGCTGGCCGCGGCCGGGCTGTTGAACGGCCGTCGTGCTGCCACGCACTGGCGGCATTCGCGGCAACTGGCGAATCGCTATCCGGCTGTGCGGGTCGACCCGGACGCCATCTTCGTGCGGGACGGGAAGATGATGACGTCGGCAGGTGTCAGCGCCGGTATCGACCTCTCCCTGGCCCTGGTGGAAGAACACTACGGTGCGGAGGTCGCCCGCTCGGTCGCCAAGGACATGGTCGTCTTCATGCAACGGCCGGGTGGCCAGTCCCAGTTCAGTGTCCGCGCGCGGACCTCGCACACGACCCAGGACGTCCTGCGCCGGCTCCTGGACGCCGTCGCCGAGGATCCGGGGGCCAATCACACGCTGGCCGCCATGGCTTCCCGGGCGGGCATCAGCGTCCGTCATGTTACGCGGCTCTTCCACGAGGAAGTCGGAACCACTCCGGCGCGCTACGTCGAACAGGTCCGGCTCGAAGCGGCCCAGGCGCTGTTGGAGACGAGTGACGACTCCATGCCGCTCATCGCCCGGCGCACCGGATTCGGCTCACCCGAGTCGCTGCGCAGGGCGTTCGTGCGGAACCTGGGTGTGACGCCCACCGCCTTCCGGGCCAGTTTCCGGACGACGAACACGGGTGAGCGGGATCTGGTGCCCGCAGTGCTGCCTCCGCGACCGGTGCACGATCGACCGGAGACGGAGTCGGCGGCGGACTGA
- a CDS encoding glycerol-3-phosphate dehydrogenase/oxidase: MNDSSEARLPALGTHLTYAPNPSRAETREQLSRATYDLLVIGGGILGISTAWHAAQSGLRVALVDAGDFAGATSSASSKLLHGGLRYLQTGAVKLVAENHFERRAVSRQVAPHLANPLTFYLPVYKGGPHGAAKLGAGVFAYSALSAFGDGVGHLLSPAKAAESVPELRTDNLKAVAVYGDDQMNDSRLALMTLRAAVESGASVLNYAEVTGLRFTNGRVTGAELRDQRSGDEFGVDARLVLNATGPWVDHLRKLEDPNAAPSIRLSKGAHLVLKRTAPWKAALATPIDKYRITFALPWEDMLLLGTTDEEYEGDPGDVGVTEKDTAQILDEAALSVRDEQLSRDLITYAYAGLRVLPGGPGDTSKAKRETVVTEGRGGMLSVAGGKWTTFRHIGRTVLKKLETLPGHPLGEGIEPVSELPKKMPLPGIANPRAVAHRLLIDHPADGPRMAADTARHLSTHYGSLAFDIARLANENPELAERIHPDAPEIWAQVVYARDNEWAETADDVLRRRTTLTIRGLATEDIRHQVEDLLHAN; this comes from the coding sequence GTGAACGACTCGTCCGAAGCACGTCTGCCCGCCCTGGGGACGCACCTGACCTACGCTCCCAATCCGAGCCGTGCCGAGACCCGGGAGCAGCTTTCCAGGGCGACGTACGACCTTCTCGTGATCGGCGGCGGCATCCTGGGCATCTCGACCGCCTGGCACGCCGCGCAGTCCGGGTTGCGGGTGGCCCTGGTCGACGCCGGTGACTTCGCCGGCGCCACCTCCTCCGCCTCCTCCAAGCTTCTGCACGGCGGTCTGCGCTACCTGCAGACCGGCGCGGTGAAGCTGGTGGCGGAGAACCACTTCGAGCGCCGTGCGGTCTCCCGTCAGGTGGCCCCCCACCTGGCGAACCCGCTCACCTTCTACCTCCCCGTGTACAAGGGCGGGCCGCACGGCGCGGCGAAGCTCGGAGCGGGCGTCTTCGCCTACTCCGCCCTCTCCGCGTTCGGCGACGGCGTCGGCCACCTGCTCAGCCCCGCCAAGGCCGCGGAGAGCGTGCCCGAGCTGCGCACCGACAACCTCAAGGCCGTCGCCGTGTACGGCGACGACCAGATGAACGACTCCCGGCTCGCCCTGATGACCCTCCGCGCCGCCGTCGAGTCCGGAGCCTCCGTCCTCAACTACGCCGAGGTCACCGGGCTGCGCTTCACGAACGGCCGGGTGACGGGAGCGGAACTCAGGGATCAGCGCTCCGGGGACGAGTTCGGTGTGGACGCCCGTCTGGTGCTGAACGCGACCGGGCCGTGGGTCGACCACCTGCGCAAGCTGGAGGACCCGAACGCCGCTCCCTCCATCCGGCTGTCCAAGGGCGCGCACCTGGTCCTCAAGCGGACCGCACCGTGGAAGGCCGCGCTCGCCACCCCGATCGACAAGTACCGCATCACCTTCGCCCTCCCCTGGGAGGACATGCTCCTGCTCGGCACCACCGACGAGGAGTACGAGGGCGACCCGGGCGACGTCGGGGTCACCGAGAAGGACACGGCACAGATCCTCGACGAAGCGGCTCTGTCCGTGCGGGACGAACAACTGTCCCGAGACCTCATCACTTATGCGTACGCCGGGCTGCGGGTGCTGCCGGGCGGTCCCGGCGACACCTCCAAGGCCAAGCGGGAGACGGTCGTCACCGAGGGCCGCGGCGGCATGCTGTCCGTCGCGGGCGGCAAGTGGACCACCTTCCGGCACATCGGCCGGACGGTGCTCAAGAAGCTGGAGACGCTGCCGGGCCATCCGCTGGGCGAGGGCATCGAGCCGGTCTCCGAGCTGCCGAAGAAGATGCCGCTGCCCGGCATCGCCAACCCGCGCGCCGTCGCACACCGCCTCCTCATCGACCACCCTGCGGACGGCCCCCGTATGGCCGCCGACACCGCGCGGCACCTGTCCACCCACTACGGCTCGCTGGCCTTCGACATCGCCCGCCTCGCGAACGAGAACCCCGAACTCGCCGAGCGCATCCACCCGGACGCCCCGGAGATCTGGGCGCAGGTCGTCTACGCGCGCGACAACGAGTGGGCCGAGACGGCCGACGACGTGCTGCGCCGCCGTACCACCCTGACCATCCGCGGCCTGGCCACGGAGGACATCCGGCACCAGGTGGAGGACCTGCTGCACGCGAATTGA
- a CDS encoding glycoside hydrolase family 65 protein, giving the protein MITHPAYTVDPWSLHERGLQLDMLAQSESVFALSNGHIGWRGNLDEGEPHGLPGSYLNGVHELRPLPYAEAGYGYPESGQSVINVTNGKIIRLLVDDEPFDLRYGTVRSHERTLDLRSGLLHRVCEWTSPSGHTVRVRSTRLVAFSERAIAAIRFEVEAVDAEVRLVLQSELVANEALPQGSGDPRATSAITAPLVAEEDFAAGMRLRLVHTTERSRLRVAAAADHLVEGPAETQTSSESDADVSRLTVTSRVAPGQSLRLTKFVSYGWSAERSLPSVRDQVDAALAGARSTGWEQLLAQQRSYLDGFWEHADVEVDGDPQIQQAVRFGLFHALQAGARGEGRAIPAKGLTGSGYDGHCFWDTEAFVLPVLTYTHPEAVADVLRWRQNTLPAARDRALQLGLRGATFPWRTVTGSECSAYWPAGTAAFHINADVADAVTTYVSATGDEDFARDTGVEILVETARLWSSLGQTDADGTFHIDGVTGPDEYSALVDDNVFTNLMARSNLRTAVAAVQRYPEQAAALGVSAEETTAWRLAADRTHIPYNADLDVHEQHAGFTRHEKWDFAETRADQYPLLLHYPYFDLYRKQVVKQADLVLAMYKCGDLFSDQEKRRNFAYYEALTVRDSSLSACCQAIMAAEVGHVDLAYAYLGEAALMDLDDLENNTRDGLHIASLAGSWLALVAGFGGMRQKGATLTFAPRLPGQLSRLAFKVQTRGRCLRVEIDSSAVTYTLTSGEPLAIVHDGTQLTVSTTRSQRMPLVAHAPEPAPEQPEGRRPAQRP; this is encoded by the coding sequence ATGATCACACACCCCGCGTACACCGTCGATCCGTGGTCCCTCCACGAGCGCGGCCTGCAGCTCGACATGCTCGCGCAGAGCGAATCCGTCTTCGCCCTGTCGAACGGCCACATCGGATGGCGCGGCAACCTCGACGAAGGGGAACCGCACGGCCTGCCCGGCTCCTACCTGAACGGGGTCCACGAGCTGCGGCCCCTGCCGTACGCGGAGGCCGGGTACGGGTATCCCGAGTCCGGCCAGTCGGTCATCAACGTCACCAACGGGAAGATCATCCGGCTGCTCGTCGACGACGAACCCTTCGACCTGAGGTACGGCACCGTGCGCTCCCACGAGCGCACGCTCGACCTGCGCTCCGGACTGCTGCACCGCGTCTGCGAGTGGACCTCTCCATCGGGGCACACCGTCCGGGTGAGGTCCACGCGACTGGTGGCCTTCTCCGAGCGGGCCATCGCTGCCATCCGCTTCGAGGTGGAGGCCGTGGACGCCGAGGTACGTCTCGTCCTCCAGTCCGAACTCGTCGCCAACGAGGCGCTGCCGCAGGGCTCCGGCGACCCCAGGGCCACATCGGCGATCACAGCACCACTCGTCGCGGAGGAGGACTTCGCCGCCGGGATGCGGCTGCGCCTCGTCCACACGACCGAGCGCAGTCGCCTGCGGGTCGCCGCCGCGGCCGACCACCTCGTCGAAGGACCCGCCGAGACACAGACGTCGAGCGAGAGCGACGCCGACGTCAGCCGGCTCACCGTCACCTCGCGGGTCGCGCCCGGCCAGTCACTGCGGCTGACCAAGTTCGTCTCCTACGGATGGTCGGCGGAGCGGTCCCTGCCGAGCGTGCGCGACCAGGTGGACGCCGCCCTCGCCGGTGCGCGCAGCACGGGCTGGGAGCAGCTCCTCGCGCAACAGCGTTCGTACCTCGACGGCTTCTGGGAACACGCTGACGTCGAGGTCGACGGCGACCCGCAGATCCAGCAGGCCGTCCGCTTCGGACTCTTCCACGCGCTTCAGGCGGGAGCCAGGGGCGAGGGCCGCGCCATCCCGGCGAAGGGCCTGACCGGCTCCGGCTACGACGGGCACTGCTTCTGGGACACGGAGGCGTTCGTCCTGCCCGTGCTCACCTACACACATCCCGAAGCCGTGGCCGACGTCCTGCGCTGGCGACAGAACACCCTCCCCGCGGCCCGTGACCGCGCCCTCCAACTCGGCCTGCGAGGCGCCACGTTCCCCTGGCGAACAGTGACCGGCTCCGAGTGTTCGGCCTACTGGCCCGCAGGCACCGCCGCCTTCCACATCAACGCGGACGTCGCGGACGCGGTGACCACCTACGTGTCCGCCACCGGCGACGAGGACTTCGCCCGCGACACCGGCGTCGAGATCCTGGTGGAGACCGCCCGCCTGTGGTCCTCCCTCGGCCAGACCGACGCCGACGGGACGTTCCACATCGACGGTGTGACCGGACCCGACGAATACAGCGCCCTGGTCGACGACAACGTCTTCACCAACCTGATGGCACGCTCCAATCTGAGGACCGCCGTCGCCGCCGTCCAGCGCTACCCGGAGCAGGCCGCCGCGCTCGGCGTCAGCGCGGAGGAGACAACTGCCTGGCGCCTGGCGGCCGATCGGACGCACATCCCCTACAACGCCGACCTCGACGTCCACGAACAGCATGCCGGGTTCACCCGGCACGAGAAGTGGGACTTCGCAGAAACGCGGGCGGACCAGTACCCGCTTCTTCTGCACTACCCGTACTTCGATCTCTATCGCAAGCAAGTGGTGAAACAGGCAGACCTCGTTCTCGCCATGTACAAGTGCGGAGACCTGTTCAGCGACCAGGAGAAGAGGCGCAACTTCGCCTACTACGAGGCGCTCACCGTCCGCGACTCGTCCCTCTCGGCCTGTTGTCAGGCCATCATGGCGGCCGAAGTCGGACACGTGGACCTCGCCTACGCCTATCTCGGCGAAGCGGCCCTCATGGATCTCGACGACCTTGAGAACAACACACGCGACGGGCTCCACATCGCCTCGCTCGCGGGCTCCTGGCTCGCCCTGGTCGCCGGCTTCGGCGGCATGCGGCAGAAGGGGGCGACGCTCACCTTCGCGCCGCGCCTGCCCGGCCAGTTGAGCCGTCTGGCGTTCAAGGTCCAGACCCGAGGGCGCTGTCTTCGCGTGGAGATCGACTCCTCCGCCGTCACCTACACCCTCACATCGGGGGAGCCGTTGGCCATCGTCCACGACGGAACGCAGCTCACGGTCTCCACCACCCGCTCCCAGCGCATGCCGCTCGTGGCCCACGCCCCCGAACCCGCCCCCGAGCAACCTGAAGGCCGCCGCCCCGCACAACGCCCCTGA
- a CDS encoding multifunctional oxoglutarate decarboxylase/oxoglutarate dehydrogenase thiamine pyrophosphate-binding subunit/dihydrolipoyllysine-residue succinyltransferase subunit — protein MASQSRAAEAAPKGLDFGINEWLVDEQYERYLHDPDSVGRTWREFFASPVSLPAQRAESHEAPALEESGESAIKAIRVAALIDAYRARGHLAADTDPISDGHGTAQPDLDITAFGLRDDDLDEAFAVDGFTGRTTMTLRSALNALREFYCRSVGTEYMHIRGSRERLWVQQRTESASAGPDVAEQLQILYRLGAAEAFETFLQTKYVGQKRYSLEGGESAIVLLDALLLRGIRHGMGEAVIGMAHRGRLNVLANIIGKSYADIFHEFEDATDVRSVEGSGDVKYHLGAEGTYRALDGRSLPVSVVANPSHLEVVGPVAQGVVRAKQDQAVRDGAAGSVLPIVLHGDAAFAGQGVVSETLNMSQLPGYRTGGTVHVVINNQLGFTTSPAGGRSSTYATDVARSVDAPIFHVNGDDPEAVVRVARLAFDFRETFHKDVVVDLICYRRHGHSEVDDPSITQPAMYDRINDRPSVRTLYAEALTGRGDIGERQVEGALRDYQDHLERAFTETRALSAARSPAPEHAVDGQKAAPSAMSTAITEAAARHIVAAQTDTPEGFTVHSRVAPQLRRRAAMLDEGTIDWATAESLAIGSLLMDGVPVRLAGQDSRRGTFGQRHAVLTDRHTGLEHTPLRSLGSGAAELALYDSPLSEMGALAFEYGYSLARPDALVLWEAQFGDFADGAQTVIDEYIASSEQKWGQRSGLTLLLPHGLEGQGPDHSSGRIERFLQLCAQDNMTVAMPSLPGNYFHLLRDQALGLHKKPLVVFTPKSMLRSKAAVSDLSEFTDGAFRAVVPDDTVDAGRVERVLLCSGKVFFDLDAHRREADLADTAIVRLERLSPFPEEEIAKELARFPAGAEVRWVQEEARNQGAWSFVGPRLERLTGRPAACVSRPEAPAPAVGSARRHAGEQRDLVLSAFG, from the coding sequence GTGGCGTCGCAATCCCGTGCCGCGGAGGCGGCCCCGAAGGGGCTGGACTTCGGCATCAACGAATGGCTCGTGGACGAACAGTACGAGCGCTACCTGCACGACCCGGACTCGGTGGGCCGGACCTGGAGGGAGTTCTTCGCCTCCCCCGTCTCCCTGCCGGCTCAGCGTGCGGAGAGCCACGAGGCACCCGCTCTCGAAGAGTCCGGCGAGTCGGCGATCAAGGCGATCCGCGTCGCCGCACTCATCGACGCCTACCGAGCACGCGGGCACCTGGCGGCCGACACCGACCCGATCTCGGACGGACACGGGACCGCGCAGCCGGATCTCGACATCACGGCGTTCGGACTCCGCGACGACGACCTGGACGAAGCGTTCGCCGTCGACGGGTTCACCGGCCGGACCACCATGACGCTCCGCAGCGCGCTGAACGCTCTGCGGGAGTTCTACTGCCGTTCCGTCGGCACCGAGTACATGCACATCCGCGGCTCCCGGGAACGCCTCTGGGTCCAGCAGCGGACGGAGTCGGCCTCTGCCGGGCCGGACGTCGCCGAACAGCTGCAGATCCTCTACCGGCTGGGCGCGGCAGAAGCCTTCGAGACGTTCCTGCAGACCAAGTACGTGGGCCAGAAGCGGTATTCGCTCGAAGGCGGCGAGTCGGCGATCGTGCTGCTCGACGCCCTGCTGCTGCGCGGTATCCGGCACGGCATGGGCGAAGCCGTCATCGGCATGGCCCACCGAGGCCGGCTCAACGTCCTGGCCAACATCATCGGCAAGTCGTACGCGGACATCTTCCACGAGTTCGAGGACGCCACGGACGTCCGGTCCGTCGAGGGTTCGGGCGACGTGAAGTACCACCTCGGCGCGGAGGGAACCTACCGTGCCCTGGACGGCCGGTCGCTCCCCGTCTCCGTCGTGGCGAACCCCTCGCACCTGGAGGTCGTGGGGCCGGTGGCACAGGGCGTGGTGCGCGCCAAGCAGGACCAGGCCGTGCGTGACGGAGCAGCCGGCTCCGTCCTGCCGATCGTCCTCCACGGCGATGCCGCCTTCGCCGGCCAGGGCGTGGTCTCCGAGACGCTGAACATGTCGCAGCTGCCCGGCTACCGCACCGGGGGGACCGTCCATGTCGTCATCAACAACCAGCTCGGTTTCACGACCTCGCCCGCCGGCGGCCGTTCCAGCACCTACGCCACGGACGTCGCCCGGTCCGTGGACGCGCCGATCTTCCACGTCAACGGCGACGACCCCGAGGCTGTCGTGCGGGTCGCCCGGCTGGCGTTCGACTTTCGGGAGACGTTCCACAAGGACGTGGTCGTCGACCTGATCTGCTATCGGCGCCACGGGCACAGCGAGGTCGACGACCCGTCCATCACGCAGCCGGCGATGTACGACCGGATCAACGACAGGCCTTCGGTGCGCACGTTGTACGCCGAGGCGCTGACAGGCCGGGGAGACATCGGTGAGCGCCAGGTGGAAGGCGCGTTGCGGGACTACCAGGATCACCTCGAGCGGGCCTTCACGGAGACCCGGGCGCTGTCGGCGGCCCGGTCCCCCGCGCCCGAGCACGCCGTGGACGGCCAGAAGGCGGCACCCTCCGCGATGTCCACCGCCATCACTGAGGCCGCGGCCCGGCACATCGTCGCCGCGCAGACCGACACGCCGGAGGGGTTCACCGTCCACTCACGCGTCGCTCCCCAACTCCGGCGGCGTGCGGCGATGTTGGACGAGGGCACCATCGACTGGGCCACCGCGGAGTCACTGGCCATCGGCTCGTTGCTGATGGACGGGGTGCCGGTGCGGCTCGCCGGGCAGGACTCCCGCCGCGGCACGTTCGGGCAGCGGCACGCCGTGCTCACCGACCGGCACACCGGTCTGGAGCACACACCGCTGCGTTCCCTCGGTTCCGGTGCCGCCGAACTCGCGCTCTACGACTCGCCGTTGTCCGAGATGGGCGCGCTGGCCTTCGAGTACGGCTATTCACTGGCGCGGCCCGACGCCCTGGTGCTGTGGGAGGCCCAGTTCGGCGACTTCGCCGACGGAGCCCAGACGGTCATCGACGAGTACATCGCGTCGTCCGAACAGAAGTGGGGTCAGCGCTCCGGTCTGACCCTGTTGCTGCCGCACGGTCTGGAGGGACAGGGCCCCGATCACTCCTCCGGAAGGATCGAGCGATTCCTCCAGCTGTGCGCGCAGGACAACATGACCGTCGCCATGCCCTCCTTGCCGGGCAACTACTTCCATCTGCTGCGCGACCAGGCCCTCGGCCTTCACAAGAAGCCGCTGGTCGTCTTCACTCCGAAGTCGATGCTGCGGTCCAAGGCGGCCGTCTCGGACCTGTCGGAGTTCACCGACGGTGCGTTCCGTGCGGTCGTCCCCGACGACACGGTGGACGCCGGCCGGGTCGAGCGCGTGCTGCTCTGTTCGGGCAAGGTCTTCTTCGACCTGGACGCCCATCGCCGGGAGGCGGACCTGGCGGACACGGCGATCGTCCGGCTTGAGCGGCTCTCTCCCTTCCCGGAGGAGGAGATCGCCAAGGAGCTCGCCCGCTTCCCCGCCGGCGCCGAGGTGCGATGGGTGCAGGAAGAAGCCCGGAACCAGGGGGCATGGTCCTTCGTGGGGCCCCGTCTGGAACGGCTGACCGGCCGGCCTGCGGCGTGTGTCAGCCGTCCCGAGGCACCGGCCCCCGCCGTGGGGTCCGCCCGCCGGCACGCGGGCGAACAGCGGGATCTCGTGCTGTCGGCCTTCGGCTGA
- a CDS encoding MarR family winged helix-turn-helix transcriptional regulator, whose translation MTDRNPADNTGRDDFLTLRALGHLHGTLRTRHGLSLLDYLTLGFLAEAEGGSAPVAELRAFLGESGDRVSYLLRGMQGLGLVDRRRGDRDRRNVRVTLTPAGRARFVDVERTANSIVRTRPVAEPAPPCHAASTPDDVR comes from the coding sequence ATGACTGACCGGAATCCTGCGGACAACACCGGGCGGGACGATTTCCTGACGCTCCGGGCCTTGGGACACTTGCACGGCACGTTGCGGACGCGGCACGGTCTGTCGCTCCTCGACTACCTCACTCTCGGATTCCTCGCCGAGGCAGAGGGCGGTTCCGCGCCGGTGGCCGAGCTGAGGGCCTTTCTCGGCGAATCGGGAGACAGGGTGTCCTACCTCCTGAGAGGCATGCAGGGCCTGGGTCTGGTCGATCGCCGGCGTGGCGACAGGGATCGACGGAACGTACGGGTCACGTTGACGCCGGCCGGACGGGCCAGGTTCGTCGACGTGGAGAGGACGGCGAACTCGATCGTCCGTACCCGTCCGGTGGCTGAGCCGGCCCCACCCTGTCATGCGGCGTCGACCCCCGATGACGTCCGCTGA
- the tnpA gene encoding IS200/IS605 family transposase: MVFTDAHVKRMEEIMRSGRTNFECDLVEFNGENNHVHLLVNFPPKVAVSKLVNSLKGVSSRRLRQEFPDLARHYWRANKLWSASSFAGTVGGAPLSVVKQYIEQQNRPV, translated from the coding sequence ATGGTGTTCACCGATGCCCACGTGAAGCGTATGGAAGAGATCATGCGGTCGGGGCGTACAAACTTCGAGTGTGACCTGGTGGAGTTCAACGGCGAGAACAACCACGTCCACCTGCTGGTGAACTTTCCGCCCAAGGTCGCCGTGAGCAAACTGGTCAACTCCCTCAAGGGCGTCTCCTCCCGCCGCCTTCGCCAGGAGTTCCCCGACCTGGCACGCCACTACTGGAGGGCCAACAAGCTGTGGTCCGCCTCCTCCTTCGCCGGAACCGTCGGCGGCGCCCCGCTCAGCGTGGTCAAGCAGTACATCGAACAGCAAAACCGGCCGGTGTGA
- a CDS encoding RNA-guided endonuclease InsQ/TnpB family protein — protein MQLRYSFRLYPDTSQQEALARAFGCARVVFNDAVRAREEARKAEQSFPTGAELSKRLITEAKRTVERSWLGEVSAVVLQQSLRDVERAYRNFFASLKGNRKGPRIGRPRFKSRKDARQSIRFTANARWNITDNGRLSLPKVGAVKVKWSRTLPTTPSSATVIKDAAGRYFASFVIDTDPAADATRMPETDRTIGIDLGLTHFAVLSDGTKIDSPRFLRRAEKKLKKTQRELSRKQKGSKNRAKARLKVARAHATVADARREFHHQLSTQLISENQGIAVEDLSVAGLARTRLAKSVHDAGWASFISMLEYKADRYGRTLVTIGRFTPTSQTCSTCGVKDGPKPLNVREWTCAACGTVHDRDINAAINVKTAAGLAVSACGAPVRPGAIPAQREETGNHGFPTQARAAA, from the coding sequence GTGCAGCTTCGGTACTCCTTCCGCCTGTACCCGGACACCAGCCAACAGGAAGCGTTGGCGAGGGCGTTCGGGTGCGCCCGTGTCGTGTTCAACGATGCGGTCCGCGCCCGTGAAGAGGCTCGTAAAGCCGAGCAGTCGTTCCCGACGGGTGCAGAGTTGTCGAAGAGGCTGATTACCGAGGCGAAGCGGACGGTGGAGCGGTCGTGGCTGGGTGAGGTTTCTGCGGTGGTGCTTCAGCAGTCTCTGCGGGACGTCGAGAGGGCGTATCGCAACTTCTTCGCCTCCCTCAAGGGCAATCGCAAAGGCCCCCGCATCGGGCGTCCTCGCTTCAAGTCCCGAAAAGACGCCCGGCAGTCGATCCGGTTCACCGCCAACGCCCGCTGGAACATCACCGACAACGGGCGCCTGAGTCTGCCGAAAGTCGGTGCGGTGAAGGTGAAGTGGTCCCGCACGCTGCCCACCACGCCGTCCTCCGCCACCGTGATCAAGGACGCGGCCGGGCGGTACTTCGCCTCCTTCGTCATCGACACCGACCCCGCTGCCGACGCGACCCGGATGCCTGAAACCGACCGCACCATCGGCATCGACCTCGGCCTCACCCACTTCGCGGTCCTCTCCGACGGCACGAAAATCGACTCCCCGCGCTTTTTGCGGCGCGCGGAGAAGAAGCTGAAGAAGACCCAGCGGGAACTGTCCCGCAAACAGAAAGGTTCGAAGAACCGGGCCAAGGCCCGCCTGAAGGTCGCCCGCGCCCACGCCACAGTTGCTGACGCACGCCGTGAGTTCCATCATCAGCTCTCCACACAGTTGATCTCCGAGAACCAAGGGATCGCCGTGGAGGACTTGTCGGTGGCGGGACTGGCCCGCACCAGACTGGCCAAGAGTGTGCACGACGCCGGATGGGCATCGTTCATCAGCATGCTGGAATACAAAGCAGACCGGTACGGACGGACCCTGGTCACGATCGGCCGGTTCACGCCGACCTCCCAGACCTGCTCGACCTGCGGCGTCAAGGACGGGCCCAAGCCTCTCAATGTCCGGGAGTGGACGTGTGCCGCCTGCGGCACCGTCCACGACCGGGACATCAATGCCGCTATCAACGTGAAGACGGCCGCCGGACTGGCGGTATCAGCCTGTGGAGCGCCGGTAAGACCAGGAGCAATCCCGGCACAGCGCGAAGAAACAGGAAACCACGGATTCCCGACCCAAGCCCGTGCCGCCGCGTAG